The nucleotide sequence GTGGGAGGGTTTTGGCGCGCTGTGCGACGCGGCCCGCCTGCCGGTGTTCGCACTGGGAGGGATGGGCACGGAGGATTTGGCGCAGGCCCGCGAGCACGGCGCCCAGGGGGTGGCAGGAATTTCCCGCTTTTGGAACCGGCCGCGGGCGGGAGGCCCTCAGTGCTGATGATGGGGGGGCCGGTCTTCAGGATGGCCGGACGGCATTTCGTCGCCGGGCACGGCATACTCCTCCCCGGCCCAGCGTCCCAGGTCAATCAGCCGGCAGCGCTCGCTGCAAAAGGGGCGCCATTTCGCCGCGCCCGTCCAGAGCACTTTTTTCCCGCAAGTGGGACATTTCACTTCAGCAGTCATAGCGCGCAGCAGCTTAGCAGAAACTGAACGTCACTGCCGCAGGGGTGGTTGCGGCCCTCGGTGCCGAGAGTCAGAAAGCGCACACTGAAGCGGTGACGCCCGGCGCTGATTTCGGGAAAACAAGACGCGTCCTCCGGCAACTGCACCCGCACCAGTTGAAACGGCGTCTGGATATCCAGGGCGCGTTGGTAAAAGCCGGCTTCCGCCACTTCCGCCCGGGCCTGGGCGCTGTCGCGGATCAGGCCCAGCAACACATCCACCACCTGGCGCAAGAGATCGAAGGCGCCTAGCCAAGTGTGCAGCTCCCCGCTGCGTTGTGGTGCCGGCCGGTGGAGCCAGTAGTGGAACTGGGGCAGGTCAAAATCGCAAGCACCGCCGGGAATGGCCATGCGCTGCCTGACCGCCGTCAAAAAGTCATGGTCACGCAAGGCCTGACCCAGGGGCCCTTCCACGGCATGCAGACGGTTTTCCAGCCCGGCCAGGCGTTCCAGCAGGGCGCCGAGACGGCTGTGGTCCACCCGCGGATTGTGCGACATCACGGCCAACACGCCCCGCTGGCGCTCCAGTTCTTTGAGGATCTCCTGTTTCAGGTCGGAGCGGCCGCAAAGGGCCAGAATATCCAGGATGGCGAGCAATGCCGTTTGGCTGTCCCAGGGCGAATCGCTCTGCCAATGCGCATCGGCCTGAGTAAACAAATGCTCCAGCCTGAGCAGGGTGCGCACGCGTTCGTTCAAAGGCTGTTCATAGCAAATCAAAATGCAGTCTCTCGGGAATGTGCTGGAGAAGAACCGCTCTCACGGCAGAAGTCTGGCTTGGC is from Gammaproteobacteria bacterium and encodes:
- the yacG gene encoding DNA gyrase inhibitor YacG — encoded protein: MTAEVKCPTCGKKVLWTGAAKWRPFCSERCRLIDLGRWAGEEYAVPGDEMPSGHPEDRPPHHQH
- the zapD gene encoding cell division protein ZapD; protein product: MLICYEQPLNERVRTLLRLEHLFTQADAHWQSDSPWDSQTALLAILDILALCGRSDLKQEILKELERQRGVLAVMSHNPRVDHSRLGALLERLAGLENRLHAVEGPLGQALRDHDFLTAVRQRMAIPGGACDFDLPQFHYWLHRPAPQRSGELHTWLGAFDLLRQVVDVLLGLIRDSAQARAEVAEAGFYQRALDIQTPFQLVRVQLPEDASCFPEISAGRHRFSVRFLTLGTEGRNHPCGSDVQFLLSCCAL